From a region of the Pseudooceanicola aestuarii genome:
- a CDS encoding ABC transporter ATP-binding protein, whose product MIRFDDVHKAFGANQVLRGVNLEVARGSSMVIIGGSGTGKSVALKCVLGLVTPDRGQILVDGKPALAGDRDAFLARFGMLFQGAALFDSLPVWQNVAFRLLRGRLKRPKPEAREIAIEKLRRVGLKPDVADRLPAELSGGMQKRVGLARAICADPEVIFFDEPTTGLDPIMSGVINALIREIVTEMGATALTITHDMTSVRAIADHVAMLHDGQIRWTGPVARMDTSGDAHVEQFIHGRAEGPIAAVR is encoded by the coding sequence ATGATCCGTTTTGACGATGTGCATAAGGCCTTTGGCGCCAACCAGGTGCTGCGCGGCGTGAACCTGGAGGTTGCGCGCGGATCGTCCATGGTGATCATCGGCGGATCGGGCACCGGGAAATCCGTGGCGCTGAAATGCGTGTTGGGGCTGGTGACGCCGGACCGGGGGCAGATCCTGGTGGACGGCAAACCGGCGCTTGCGGGCGATCGCGACGCATTCCTGGCGCGGTTCGGGATGCTGTTTCAGGGCGCCGCGCTGTTCGACAGCCTGCCGGTCTGGCAGAATGTCGCCTTTCGCCTGCTGCGGGGCCGCCTGAAACGGCCCAAACCCGAGGCGCGGGAGATCGCCATAGAAAAGCTGCGCCGCGTCGGTCTGAAACCCGATGTCGCCGATCGCCTGCCGGCGGAATTGTCCGGCGGGATGCAGAAACGTGTTGGCCTGGCGCGGGCCATCTGCGCCGATCCCGAAGTCATCTTCTTTGACGAGCCGACCACCGGGCTGGACCCGATCATGTCCGGCGTCATCAACGCGCTGATCCGCGAGATCGTCACCGAAATGGGTGCCACCGCCCTGACCATCACCCATGACATGACCTCGGTCCGGGCCATCGCCGATCACGTTGCCATGCTGCATGACGGGCAGATCCGCTGGACCGGCCCGGTGGCGCGGATGGATACCTCGGGCGATGCCCATGTGGAACAATTCATCCACGGCCGGGCCGAGGGGCCGATTGCCGCTGTCCGCTGA
- a CDS encoding SDR family NAD(P)-dependent oxidoreductase, with product MDQDHAPSAEKIALVTGASRGLGAALALALADTHHVVAVARTIGGLEELDDRIQSAGGSATLAPMDVTNPDAMAQLCRSIHDRWGAIDLWAHTAIHAAPLAPTPHMDAKDLGKSLACNVTAMGHLIPYVAPLLGTRGTALFLDDPATQGAKFHGAYGATKAAQIALARSWAAETVKTGPQVRILTPRPMPTATRARFHPGEDRAALTDPWTEARRLLAELSAQG from the coding sequence ATGGATCAGGATCACGCCCCCTCCGCAGAGAAGATCGCCCTTGTCACCGGCGCGTCCCGTGGCCTTGGCGCCGCGTTGGCGCTGGCGCTGGCCGACACGCATCACGTGGTCGCCGTCGCCCGCACCATCGGCGGTCTTGAGGAACTGGACGACCGCATCCAGTCGGCGGGCGGATCGGCCACCCTGGCCCCCATGGACGTGACCAATCCCGATGCGATGGCGCAGCTGTGCAGATCCATCCATGACCGTTGGGGCGCCATCGACCTGTGGGCCCATACCGCGATCCACGCCGCCCCACTGGCGCCCACGCCGCATATGGATGCCAAGGACCTGGGCAAGAGCCTGGCCTGCAACGTCACCGCCATGGGCCACCTGATCCCCTATGTCGCGCCGCTGCTGGGCACACGGGGCACCGCGCTGTTTCTGGACGATCCGGCGACGCAGGGCGCGAAGTTCCACGGCGCCTACGGTGCGACCAAGGCGGCGCAGATCGCGCTGGCCCGTTCCTGGGCGGCGGAGACGGTGAAGACCGGCCCGCAGGTGCGCATACTGACCCCCCGGCCGATGCCCACCGCCACCCGTGCCCGGTTCCACCCCGGCGAGGACCGCGCCGCGCTGACCGACCCGTGGACCGAAGCGCGGCGCCTGCTGGCGGAGCTGTCCGCCCAGGGCTGA
- a CDS encoding paraquat-inducible protein A: MPRWLIWANLALLLLFPLSWAAPLMRAGLLPLFGLSEISVLSGIAALWDDDPFLAALVALLALVAPMAKTAALAAVHLGRLPARHLGLLSGLGRLAMADVFLVAVYVTLAKGLGVGRVETAWGLYLFTFCVLAALALSLLTKRRLA; the protein is encoded by the coding sequence GTGCCGCGCTGGCTGATCTGGGCCAACCTGGCGCTTTTGCTGCTGTTTCCGCTGTCCTGGGCAGCACCCTTGATGCGCGCCGGGCTGCTGCCCCTGTTCGGATTGTCGGAGATCTCCGTCCTGTCTGGCATCGCCGCGCTCTGGGACGACGATCCGTTCCTGGCGGCGCTGGTCGCCCTGCTGGCATTGGTCGCGCCGATGGCCAAGACGGCGGCCCTGGCGGCGGTGCATCTGGGCCGGTTGCCGGCGCGCCACCTGGGGCTGCTGTCCGGGCTGGGGCGGCTGGCGATGGCCGATGTCTTCCTGGTCGCGGTCTATGTCACCCTGGCCAAGGGGCTGGGCGTGGGCCGGGTGGAAACCGCCTGGGGGCTCTACCTCTTTACCTTTTGCGTGCTGGCGGCGCTGGCCCTGTCACTGCTGACCAAGCGTCGTTTGGCCTGA
- the radA gene encoding DNA repair protein RadA, translating to MAKNSTFVCASCGASFSKWSGRCEACGEWNSIHEEAPLSPTPTGLGAAKGRRLALTTLDRQEAPPPRNSSGIAEFDRVLGGGLVEASAILVGGDPGIGKSTLLLQAAASFARSGLKTYYISGEEAAAQIRMRATRLGLQDSAVQLASETSLRDILTTLDADRPDLVIIDSIQTMWSDRVDSAPGSVSQVRAAAHELTAFAKRSGCAVILVGHVTKEGQIAGPRVVEHMVDTVLYFEGERGHQFRILRAVKNRFGPADEIGVFEMTGAGLSEVGNPSALFLGERGKPSPGSVVFAGIEGTRPVLVEVQALVSPTPHSQARRSVVGWDGGRLAMILAVLESRCGIPFAGLDVYLNVAGGMKISEPAADLAVAAALLSAREDAALPPETVVFGEISLSGALRPVSQTENRLKEARKLGFSCAIAPEGGKPGRVADLKLTQMGDLTGFVGETFGAG from the coding sequence ATGGCGAAAAACTCCACCTTTGTCTGCGCGTCCTGCGGCGCCAGCTTCTCCAAATGGTCCGGCCGCTGCGAGGCCTGTGGCGAATGGAACTCCATCCACGAGGAGGCCCCCCTCTCTCCCACCCCCACCGGGTTGGGCGCGGCCAAGGGCCGGCGTCTGGCGCTGACGACGCTGGACCGGCAGGAAGCCCCGCCGCCACGCAATTCCAGCGGCATCGCGGAATTCGACCGGGTGTTGGGCGGCGGGCTGGTAGAGGCCTCCGCCATTCTGGTTGGCGGCGATCCGGGCATCGGCAAATCCACCCTGCTGTTGCAGGCCGCCGCCAGCTTTGCCCGGTCGGGGCTGAAGACCTACTATATCTCCGGCGAAGAGGCGGCGGCGCAGATCCGCATGCGCGCCACCCGGCTGGGATTGCAGGACAGCGCGGTGCAACTGGCCTCGGAAACCTCTCTGCGCGACATCCTGACGACGTTGGACGCCGACCGGCCCGATCTGGTGATCATCGATTCGATCCAGACCATGTGGTCGGACCGGGTGGACAGCGCCCCTGGCTCCGTCTCGCAGGTGCGCGCGGCGGCGCATGAGCTGACGGCCTTTGCCAAACGGTCGGGCTGCGCGGTGATCCTGGTGGGCCATGTGACCAAGGAGGGCCAGATCGCAGGCCCCCGCGTGGTGGAACACATGGTCGATACCGTCCTCTATTTCGAGGGCGAGCGCGGCCACCAGTTCCGCATCCTGCGCGCGGTCAAGAACCGGTTCGGCCCCGCGGACGAGATCGGCGTGTTCGAGATGACCGGCGCGGGGCTGAGCGAGGTCGGCAACCCTTCGGCCCTGTTCCTGGGCGAACGGGGCAAGCCGTCACCGGGATCGGTGGTTTTCGCCGGGATCGAGGGCACGCGCCCGGTGCTGGTGGAGGTCCAGGCCCTGGTGTCGCCCACCCCGCACAGCCAGGCGCGGCGCTCGGTCGTGGGTTGGGACGGTGGGCGGCTGGCGATGATCCTGGCGGTGCTCGAATCCCGCTGCGGCATCCCCTTCGCCGGGCTGGATGTCTACCTGAACGTCGCCGGCGGCATGAAGATTTCAGAACCGGCGGCGGATCTTGCCGTGGCCGCCGCACTTCTTTCCGCGCGCGAAGATGCCGCCCTGCCCCCGGAAACAGTTGTTTTCGGCGAGATTTCCCTGTCCGGAGCACTTCGTCCCGTCAGTCAGACGGAAAACAGGTTGAAAGAAGCCCGAAAACTTGGTTTCTCCTGCGCAATCGCTCCGGAAGGCGGAAAGCCGGGGCGCGTGGCCGATTTGAAGTTGACCCAGATGGGCGATCTGACCGGCTTCGTTGGTGAGACATTCGGCGCCGGCTGA
- the surE gene encoding 5'/3'-nucleotidase SurE, with the protein MRILITNDDGISAPGLEALTEIATELAGPDGEVWTVAPAFEQSGVAHKISYTHPMMITQLGERRFAAEGSPADCVMAGLHDVLKGRKVDLVLSGVNRGNNSAENALYSGTLGGAMEAALQGLPAMALSQYLGPDVFNLDDPFEAARRHGAALVRDLLKAQPEDNGQFRLFHNINFPPVPATGVKGRRVVRQGYRSDSSFSTVSHLSPSGKKFLYITGGDQNIRTGADTDAQANLDGYISVTPMRADLTAHDMLEPLKAIE; encoded by the coding sequence ATGCGAATTCTCATTACCAATGACGACGGGATCAGCGCACCGGGGCTGGAGGCCCTGACCGAAATCGCGACCGAGCTTGCCGGCCCGGACGGCGAGGTTTGGACCGTCGCGCCGGCTTTCGAACAATCGGGCGTTGCGCACAAGATCTCCTATACCCACCCGATGATGATCACCCAGCTGGGGGAGCGCCGCTTTGCCGCCGAAGGGTCGCCCGCCGATTGCGTGATGGCCGGCCTGCATGACGTGCTCAAGGGGCGCAAGGTCGACCTGGTGCTGTCGGGTGTGAACCGCGGCAACAACTCGGCCGAGAACGCGCTCTATTCCGGGACGCTGGGCGGCGCGATGGAAGCGGCGCTGCAAGGTCTGCCGGCGATGGCGCTGTCGCAATACCTGGGCCCGGACGTGTTCAACCTGGACGATCCGTTCGAGGCCGCCCGCCGCCACGGCGCCGCACTGGTTCGGGATCTGCTGAAGGCCCAGCCCGAGGACAACGGCCAGTTCCGCCTGTTCCACAACATCAACTTCCCCCCGGTCCCCGCCACCGGGGTCAAGGGCCGCCGCGTCGTCCGGCAGGGCTATCGCAGCGATTCCAGCTTTTCCACCGTGTCGCACCTGTCGCCGTCCGGGAAGAAGTTCCTGTACATCACCGGGGGGGATCAGAACATCCGCACCGGCGCCGACACGGATGCTCAGGCCAACCTGGACGGCTACATCTCTGTCACACCTATGCGCGCGGACCTGACGGCCCACGACATGCTGGAGCCATTGAAAGCCATCGAATGA
- a CDS encoding CvpA family protein, whose amino-acid sequence MEGFTLIDGVVAAVIVISALLAYSRGLVRETLAILGWVVAAVLGFVFAPQLQPLVKEIPVIGDFIADSCELSIITSFAVVFALALLVTSLFTPLFSSVVQRSAVGGVDQALGFLFGVARGVLLVVIAFFVYKTVVTTQQIPMVEDSRSARVFASMTAKIESNDPERALGWITAQYEDLVGVCEAPSGS is encoded by the coding sequence ATGGAAGGTTTCACCCTTATCGACGGCGTCGTTGCGGCGGTCATCGTGATCTCGGCCTTGCTGGCCTATTCCCGCGGCCTGGTCCGCGAAACGCTGGCCATCCTCGGCTGGGTGGTCGCGGCGGTGCTGGGTTTTGTCTTCGCGCCCCAGCTGCAACCGCTGGTCAAGGAAATCCCCGTGATCGGCGATTTCATCGCCGACAGCTGCGAATTGTCGATCATCACGTCCTTCGCCGTGGTCTTTGCGCTGGCGCTGCTGGTGACCTCGCTGTTCACCCCGCTGTTCTCCTCGGTCGTGCAACGCTCCGCCGTCGGCGGCGTCGACCAGGCCCTGGGCTTTCTCTTCGGCGTGGCGCGGGGCGTGCTGCTCGTGGTGATCGCCTTCTTCGTCTACAAGACCGTCGTCACCACCCAGCAGATCCCGATGGTCGAGGACAGCCGCTCCGCACGCGTCTTCGCCTCCATGACGGCCAAGATCGAAAGCAACGACCCGGAACGCGCACTTGGCTGGATCACCGCCCAATACGAAGACCTCGTCGGCGTCTGCGAGGCACCCTCCGGCAGCTGA
- a CDS encoding protein-L-isoaspartate(D-aspartate) O-methyltransferase: protein MTEGFDADRKMQFLFTLRSRGVKDNRVLGAMEKVDRGRFIRGIFSERAYEDMPLPIACGQTISQPSVVGLMTQALNVQPRDKVLEVGTGSGYQAAVLSHLARRVYTVDRHPRLAREAKTLFEDIGLVNITTFAADGSHGLPDHAPFERILVTAAAEDPPGPLLAQLKTGGIMVLPVGQSDTVQSLIRVRRHETGFDYEELRPVRFVPLVEGMGKES, encoded by the coding sequence ATGACCGAAGGGTTCGACGCCGATCGCAAGATGCAGTTCCTGTTCACTCTGCGCTCGCGCGGGGTGAAGGACAACCGTGTGCTCGGCGCGATGGAAAAGGTGGATCGCGGGCGGTTCATACGCGGGATCTTCAGCGAACGTGCCTACGAGGACATGCCCCTGCCGATCGCCTGCGGGCAGACGATTTCCCAACCCTCCGTCGTCGGGCTGATGACCCAGGCGTTGAACGTGCAGCCCCGCGACAAGGTGCTGGAGGTCGGCACCGGATCCGGCTATCAGGCCGCCGTCCTGTCCCACCTGGCGCGGCGGGTCTACACCGTGGACCGCCATCCCCGTCTGGCCCGCGAGGCCAAGACCCTGTTCGAGGATATCGGCCTGGTCAACATCACCACCTTTGCCGCCGACGGATCGCACGGGTTACCCGATCACGCGCCGTTTGAGCGGATTCTCGTCACCGCCGCCGCCGAAGACCCGCCTGGACCGCTCTTGGCGCAGTTGAAAACAGGCGGTATTATGGTATTGCCCGTCGGGCAATCCGACACGGTTCAAAGCCTGATCCGTGTCCGCCGTCACGAGACGGGATTCGACTACGAAGAATTGCGCCCCGTGCGTTTCGTCCCTCTGGTCGAAGGCATGGGCAAGGAAAGCTGA
- a CDS encoding amidophosphoribosyltransferase, which produces MVDRSLRPQTRPADLDTAPRAAPAQGHAAARATATVGLADGEPVLLGTFGPDRARGALLRVNRGRTLKVKVGDQVSGGQVVAIGDGTMVLARGGQAQRLNIPG; this is translated from the coding sequence ATGGTTGACCGTTCCCTTCGCCCGCAGACCCGCCCCGCCGACCTGGACACCGCCCCCCGGGCCGCACCCGCCCAGGGCCATGCCGCCGCACGGGCCACCGCCACCGTGGGCCTCGCCGATGGAGAGCCGGTGCTGCTGGGCACCTTTGGCCCCGACCGGGCGCGCGGCGCGCTGTTGCGGGTGAACCGGGGCCGCACGCTCAAGGTCAAGGTCGGCGATCAGGTCTCCGGCGGCCAGGTGGTGGCAATTGGCGACGGCACCATGGTGCTGGCCCGTGGTGGCCAGGCCCAGCGGCTGAACATCCCCGGCTGA
- a CDS encoding ATP-binding protein translates to MTDPLERIAAALERMSPTPPAAPDFDVADAFLWHTAPNRLDAVAQVARVGLELLVGVDRSRDTLLANTLQFAQGLPANNALLWGARGMGKSSLVKAVHAEVRARGLDLKIVELQREDLPSVAQLLDMLRPAPYRFLLFCDDLSFSHDDQHYKSLKAVLDGGIAGRPENVLFYATSNRRHLMPRDMIENERGSAINPSEATEEKVSLSDRFGLWLGFHPCSQDEYLAMIDGYCAALGIALPADTLRAEAIEWQATRGARSGRVAWQFVTDLAGRHGVAIA, encoded by the coding sequence ATGACTGACCCGCTTGAGCGGATCGCGGCGGCGCTGGAGCGCATGTCTCCGACGCCGCCCGCAGCCCCCGATTTCGACGTTGCCGATGCCTTTCTCTGGCATACCGCGCCGAACCGTCTGGATGCCGTTGCGCAGGTCGCGCGGGTCGGGCTGGAACTGCTGGTCGGCGTGGATCGGTCGCGCGATACGCTGCTGGCCAACACCCTGCAATTCGCGCAGGGGCTGCCTGCCAACAACGCCCTTTTGTGGGGCGCGCGGGGGATGGGAAAATCCTCTCTGGTCAAGGCGGTGCACGCCGAAGTTCGCGCACGGGGGCTGGATCTGAAGATCGTCGAATTGCAGCGTGAGGATCTGCCCAGCGTCGCCCAGCTGCTGGACATGCTGCGCCCGGCGCCCTACCGGTTCCTGCTGTTTTGCGACGATCTCAGCTTCTCTCATGATGATCAGCATTACAAATCGCTGAAGGCGGTGCTGGATGGCGGCATTGCCGGCCGCCCGGAAAACGTGCTGTTCTATGCCACCTCCAATCGGCGCCACCTGATGCCCCGCGACATGATCGAGAATGAGCGAGGATCGGCGATCAACCCTTCGGAGGCGACGGAGGAGAAGGTCTCCCTGTCGGACCGGTTCGGGCTGTGGCTGGGCTTCCATCCCTGTAGCCAGGACGAATACCTGGCGATGATAGACGGCTATTGCGCCGCCCTGGGGATCGCGCTCCCGGCCGACACCCTGCGGGCGGAGGCCATCGAATGGCAGGCCACGCGCGGCGCGCGGTCGGGCCGGGTGGCCTGGCAATTCGTCACCGACCTTGCCGGGCGGCACGGCGTGGCCATAGCCTGA
- a CDS encoding LysM peptidoglycan-binding domain-containing M23 family metallopeptidase — protein sequence MTQTRPLIAPAGRDRHRSARLIAAASALALLAACGDQTLDTDIRGAFGGFNTSDAARNATAARPSPDDRGIISYPSYQVAVARRGDSLADVAARIGTDVTDLARYNGLRPDDALRSGEIIALPGRVAEPSPATGAAGMGPILNPEGVDIASMAGTAIDRAEDNRVAVATVPPSNPGEPNRLVGREPIQHKVARGETAYTIARLYGVSVRALADWNGLDRNFTIREGQFLLIPLASTATAPRSSAAAAEVQTTELPGTGSPTPVPPSAAKPLPDEQPQPLRPQASSDGTSGNSAQAAAEPQIAPDLSSEQTPTSSKARMSYPVRGNIIRTFQRGKSDGIDIAAASGTGVSSAAAGTVAAVTSDNVIVVRHDGNLVTIYSNLDSISVTKGQSVARGAPLAKVTSDGSPYLHFEVRQGMTAVDPADFLD from the coding sequence ATGACCCAGACCAGGCCCCTCATCGCCCCTGCGGGCCGTGACCGCCACCGCTCTGCCCGCCTGATCGCCGCCGCCTCGGCGCTGGCGCTGCTGGCCGCCTGTGGCGACCAGACGCTGGACACCGACATTCGCGGTGCCTTTGGCGGGTTCAACACATCGGATGCCGCGCGCAACGCCACCGCCGCGCGCCCCAGCCCCGACGATCGCGGCATCATCTCCTATCCCAGCTACCAGGTCGCCGTGGCGCGGCGGGGCGACAGCCTGGCCGACGTGGCCGCGCGGATCGGCACCGACGTGACCGATCTGGCACGCTACAACGGGCTGCGGCCAGACGATGCGCTACGCTCGGGGGAAATCATCGCCCTGCCCGGCCGTGTCGCCGAACCGTCCCCCGCGACCGGGGCCGCCGGCATGGGTCCGATCCTGAACCCCGAAGGGGTCGACATCGCCTCCATGGCCGGCACCGCCATCGACCGGGCCGAGGACAACCGCGTCGCCGTGGCCACCGTGCCGCCCTCCAACCCCGGAGAGCCGAACCGCCTTGTCGGCCGCGAACCCATTCAGCACAAGGTCGCGCGGGGCGAAACCGCATATACCATCGCGCGACTATACGGCGTTTCGGTGCGGGCGCTGGCCGATTGGAACGGGCTGGACCGCAACTTCACCATCCGCGAAGGGCAATTCCTGCTGATCCCTCTGGCCAGCACGGCCACCGCGCCGCGCAGCTCGGCCGCAGCCGCCGAAGTGCAGACCACGGAACTGCCGGGCACCGGATCGCCCACGCCCGTGCCGCCATCCGCCGCGAAACCGCTACCGGACGAGCAGCCCCAGCCGCTGCGCCCGCAGGCATCCAGCGACGGTACCTCGGGCAACAGCGCGCAGGCCGCGGCCGAACCGCAGATCGCGCCGGACCTGTCCTCTGAACAGACCCCGACATCGAGCAAGGCACGGATGTCCTACCCGGTGCGTGGCAACATCATCCGCACCTTCCAACGCGGCAAGAGCGATGGCATCGACATCGCCGCCGCCTCCGGCACCGGTGTCAGCAGCGCCGCTGCCGGGACCGTGGCCGCCGTCACGTCGGACAACGTGATCGTGGTGCGCCATGACGGCAATCTGGTGACGATCTATTCAAACCTCGATTCCATCTCCGTGACCAAGGGGCAAAGCGTCGCGCGCGGGGCCCCGCTGGCCAAGGTGACATCGGACGGATCGCCCTACCTGCATTTCGAGGTCCGCCAGGGCATGACCGCCGTCGACCCGGCCGATTTCCTGGACTGA
- a CDS encoding MlaE family ABC transporter permease has translation MALPLRALGALGRMVLDALAGIGRLGLYGGSVAGHALRPPFYGRELLVQIFQIGWLSLPVVGLTAIFTGGALALQIYAGGARFDAEAVVPQIVAIGIVRELGPVLAGLMIAARVTSSIAAEIATMKVTEQIDALVTLSTHPMKYLTVPRVLAALLTVPLLVGVGDVIGILGGYVVSTQVLDFNPATYIRNTADFLEPLDIISSLAKGAVFGVIAALMGCHHGMNSGRGAQGVGRATKTSVEAASILILAANFILTGVFFSV, from the coding sequence ATGGCCCTGCCGCTGCGGGCTCTGGGTGCGCTAGGGCGCATGGTGCTGGACGCGCTGGCCGGGATCGGGCGGCTGGGCCTCTATGGCGGATCGGTCGCCGGCCACGCGCTGCGCCCGCCGTTCTACGGCCGTGAATTGCTGGTGCAGATCTTCCAGATCGGCTGGCTGTCGCTGCCCGTCGTCGGGCTGACCGCGATCTTTACCGGCGGGGCGCTGGCCCTGCAGATCTACGCAGGCGGCGCGCGCTTCGACGCCGAGGCCGTCGTGCCGCAGATCGTCGCCATCGGCATCGTCCGAGAGCTGGGGCCGGTGCTGGCCGGGCTGATGATCGCGGCGCGCGTCACCTCTTCGATCGCGGCGGAAATCGCCACGATGAAGGTGACGGAACAGATCGACGCGCTGGTCACCCTGTCCACCCATCCGATGAAATACCTGACTGTGCCGCGTGTGCTGGCGGCCCTGCTGACCGTGCCGCTGCTGGTCGGCGTGGGGGACGTGATCGGCATCCTGGGCGGTTACGTCGTCTCGACACAGGTGCTGGATTTCAACCCGGCCACCTATATCCGCAACACCGCCGATTTTCTGGAGCCGCTGGATATCATCTCCTCCCTCGCCAAGGGCGCGGTGTTCGGCGTGATCGCGGCATTGATGGGCTGCCATCACGGGATGAATTCGGGTCGCGGCGCGCAGGGCGTGGGCCGGGCGACAAAGACCTCGGTCGAGGCCGCGTCGATCCTGATTCTGGCGGCGAACTTCATCCTGACAGGGGTGTTCTTCTCGGTATGA
- the purF gene encoding amidophosphoribosyltransferase gives MSPTLATEPHFYAHPFDDDKLHEECGVFGVIGVTDASNFVALGLHALQHRGQEAGGIVCHDKEHGFNSARRFGYVRDNFTSQDVMQTLPGPLAIGHVRYSTAGSKGQTAIRDVQPFFGEFSHGGAAIAHNGNITNAEALRRDLIERGSIFQSSSDSECIIHLMARSMQRSIPERMEEALRRVEGAFSVVAMTRSKLIGVRDPLGVRPLVLGRVADGWCLSSETCALDIIGAEFVREIEPGEMVVITDKGVESLRPFRQKPSKFCIFEHVYFSRPDSILGGRSVYESRRQIGVELAREAPVEADLVCPVPDSGTPAAIGFSQESGIPYAMGITRNQYMGRTFIEPTEQIRNMGVRLKLNVNRALIRGKRVILVDDSVVRGTTSRKIKEMILDAGAAEVHFRIASPPTAWPCFYGVDTPQREKLLAATMSEEEMRDHLNVDSLKFITLDGLYRAVGAEEGRNNACPQYCDACFSGEYPVAPSDMIAKGFELKAAE, from the coding sequence TTGTCCCCCACCCTCGCCACCGAACCGCATTTCTACGCCCACCCCTTCGACGACGACAAATTGCATGAAGAATGCGGTGTTTTCGGCGTCATCGGCGTAACAGATGCCTCCAATTTCGTCGCCCTCGGCCTGCACGCGCTTCAGCATCGCGGACAGGAAGCGGGGGGAATTGTCTGTCACGACAAGGAGCACGGGTTCAATTCCGCCCGCCGCTTCGGCTATGTCCGCGACAATTTCACGTCGCAGGACGTGATGCAGACCCTCCCCGGGCCGCTGGCCATCGGCCACGTCCGATATTCCACCGCCGGATCCAAGGGCCAGACCGCCATCCGGGACGTTCAGCCGTTCTTCGGCGAATTTTCCCATGGCGGCGCGGCCATTGCCCATAACGGCAACATCACCAATGCCGAGGCCCTGCGCCGCGACCTGATCGAACGCGGATCGATCTTTCAAAGCTCCTCCGATTCGGAATGCATCATCCACCTGATGGCGCGGTCCATGCAGCGTTCGATCCCCGAACGCATGGAGGAAGCCCTGCGCCGGGTCGAAGGCGCCTTCTCCGTCGTCGCGATGACCCGGTCCAAGCTGATCGGCGTGCGCGACCCGCTGGGCGTGCGTCCGCTGGTGCTGGGCCGTGTCGCAGACGGCTGGTGCCTGAGTTCGGAGACCTGCGCGCTGGACATCATCGGCGCCGAATTCGTCCGCGAGATCGAGCCGGGCGAGATGGTCGTGATCACCGACAAGGGCGTCGAAAGCCTGCGTCCCTTCCGGCAGAAGCCCTCGAAGTTCTGCATCTTCGAACATGTTTATTTCTCCCGCCCCGATTCGATTCTCGGCGGGCGCTCTGTCTACGAAAGTCGCCGCCAGATCGGCGTCGAACTCGCGCGGGAGGCCCCGGTGGAGGCCGATCTGGTCTGCCCCGTGCCTGACAGCGGCACCCCGGCGGCGATCGGGTTCAGCCAGGAATCGGGCATTCCCTACGCCATGGGCATCACCCGCAACCAATACATGGGCCGGACCTTCATCGAACCGACAGAGCAGATCCGCAACATGGGTGTCCGGCTGAAGCTGAACGTGAACCGCGCCCTGATCAGGGGCAAACGCGTGATCCTGGTCGACGACAGCGTCGTGCGCGGCACCACCTCCCGCAAGATCAAGGAGATGATCCTGGATGCCGGCGCGGCGGAGGTGCATTTCCGCATCGCCTCCCCGCCCACGGCCTGGCCCTGTTTCTACGGCGTCGATACCCCACAACGGGAAAAGCTGCTCGCCGCCACCATGTCGGAGGAGGAGATGCGCGATCACCTCAATGTCGACAGCCTGAAGTTCATCACCCTCGACGGGCTCTACCGGGCTGTCGGCGCCGAAGAAGGCCGGAACAACGCCTGCCCGCAATATTGCGACGCCTGTTTCTCGGGCGAATACCCGGTCGCGCCTTCGGACATGATCGCCAAGGGGTTCGAGCTGAAGGCCGCCGAATAG